The following are from one region of the Stanieria cyanosphaera PCC 7437 genome:
- the murJ gene encoding murein biosynthesis integral membrane protein MurJ: MSVTKKSSRSLASIASIVAIATLISKIVGLVREQIVAAAFGVGEVVNAYAYAYVIPGFLLILLGGINGPFHSALVSVLAKRDKSEAAPLVETVTTLVTAMLLIVTVILVVFAGTFIDLLAPGLESEVREIAIFQLRIMAPVAMLAGLIGIGFGTLNAADQYWLPSISPLFSSITIVIGVGILLWQVGEQLNTPEYFQIGSLILAGGTVAGAILQWLAQLIAQWRSGLGSLRLRFDWRIPGVMDVLKVMAPATLSSGMLQINVYTDLYFVSYLSGAAAAMRYANFIVLTPVGIISNMILVPFLPVFSRLAAPENWQELKVRIRQGLFLTALTMLPLTAVFLSLALPIVRLIYQRYQFNEEAAQLVAPLLMVYGLGMFFYLGRDVLVRVFYALGDGETPFRVSILNIFLNVILDYFLVKSFAAPGVVMATISVNVFSMVIFLSILHRRLHGLPLVEWGLTWLGLVFASVLASLGSWGVSWGFERVLGNNNFLLLLLELGLATASALIIFILIAMQFKLPELELLTSRIRQKIRR, encoded by the coding sequence ATTAGCAAAATTGTTGGTTTAGTCCGCGAACAAATTGTTGCTGCTGCTTTTGGAGTAGGTGAAGTTGTCAATGCTTATGCCTATGCTTATGTGATACCTGGATTTCTTTTAATTTTATTAGGTGGTATCAATGGTCCTTTTCACAGTGCGTTAGTTAGTGTTTTAGCCAAAAGAGATAAATCAGAAGCTGCGCCTTTAGTAGAAACAGTTACTACCTTAGTGACGGCAATGCTGTTAATTGTCACCGTAATTTTAGTAGTTTTTGCAGGTACTTTTATTGATTTATTAGCACCAGGGTTAGAATCAGAAGTTAGGGAAATAGCCATTTTTCAATTACGGATTATGGCACCAGTTGCGATGCTAGCAGGATTAATCGGAATTGGTTTTGGTACTCTTAACGCTGCGGATCAATATTGGCTTCCTAGTATCAGTCCCCTGTTTTCTAGCATTACAATTGTAATTGGTGTAGGGATTTTACTTTGGCAAGTAGGAGAACAACTCAACACACCTGAATATTTCCAAATAGGTTCGTTGATCTTAGCAGGCGGAACAGTAGCTGGAGCTATTTTACAATGGTTAGCACAATTAATTGCTCAATGGCGATCGGGATTGGGTTCGTTGCGGTTGCGATTTGACTGGCGAATTCCTGGAGTAATGGATGTGTTGAAAGTAATGGCACCAGCTACTCTCTCTTCAGGAATGTTACAAATTAATGTTTATACCGACTTATATTTTGTTTCTTATCTTAGCGGTGCTGCTGCTGCGATGCGTTATGCCAACTTTATTGTTTTAACTCCTGTTGGCATTATTTCTAATATGATTTTAGTACCATTTTTACCAGTCTTTTCTCGGCTGGCTGCACCTGAAAATTGGCAAGAATTAAAAGTCAGAATTCGTCAGGGATTATTTTTAACTGCTTTAACGATGTTGCCTTTAACCGCAGTATTTTTATCCCTTGCTTTACCAATTGTAAGATTAATTTATCAACGCTACCAATTTAATGAAGAAGCAGCACAATTAGTTGCACCTTTATTAATGGTTTATGGTTTGGGAATGTTTTTTTATTTAGGAAGAGATGTTTTAGTGAGGGTTTTTTATGCTTTAGGAGATGGCGAAACACCTTTTCGAGTCAGTATTCTTAATATTTTTCTCAATGTAATTTTAGATTATTTTTTGGTAAAAAGTTTTGCTGCTCCTGGTGTAGTGATGGCAACTATTAGCGTAAATGTTTTTTCGATGGTTATATTTCTCTCAATTTTGCATCGTCGTTTACATGGTTTACCTTTAGTTGAATGGGGATTAACTTGGTTAGGTTTAGTGTTTGCTAGTGTCTTAGCTAGTTTAGGTAGTTGGGGAGTTAGTTGGGGATTTGAGAGAGTTTTAGGAAATAATAATTTCTTGTTATTGTTATTAGAATTGGGACTCGCTACAGCATCGGCGTTAATTATTTTTATTTTGATTGCCATGCAGTTTAAATTACCAGAATTAGAACTATTAACATCTCGAATTCGTCAGAAAATTAGACGTTAA
- a CDS encoding DUF3598 family protein, translating to MIAQETNWFNLFGQYVPEKTTWHALTTVYSIELEVIRSYKFTRTFSTNADKSIIYHHNIYYLPDNQIKEQSWKLERQKCNQPDGVFHPEAENMRAIGFGNETSIWISKTFSHNHNFGSEVFFQQQDWRYSVIPVYEGGNLSRIVTIKENKQHFPTQINEEKITNLSGKWQLKQIKMKPDLKTSNQEFASQEIQNSVFIKTNQNYFLPEKIILNVPSIIPMNQTFEMLVGKQITDNLYKQIKVQYNSSGKLSELTSEVYQLDASR from the coding sequence ATGATTGCCCAAGAAACAAACTGGTTTAATCTTTTTGGACAATATGTACCAGAAAAGACTACATGGCACGCTTTAACTACAGTCTATTCTATAGAATTAGAAGTAATTCGTTCTTATAAATTTACACGAACATTTAGCACTAATGCTGATAAAAGTATAATTTATCATCACAATATTTATTATTTACCTGATAACCAGATCAAGGAACAAAGTTGGAAATTAGAGCGACAAAAATGTAATCAACCCGATGGCGTTTTCCATCCAGAAGCTGAAAACATGAGAGCAATTGGTTTTGGCAATGAAACAAGCATTTGGATATCTAAAACATTTAGCCATAACCATAATTTTGGCTCGGAAGTTTTTTTTCAACAACAAGATTGGCGATACAGTGTTATTCCAGTGTATGAAGGGGGTAATTTATCTCGGATCGTTACGATTAAAGAAAATAAGCAACATTTTCCCACTCAAATTAATGAAGAGAAAATTACTAATTTATCAGGAAAATGGCAATTAAAACAAATAAAAATGAAACCCGATTTAAAAACATCTAATCAAGAATTTGCTTCTCAAGAGATTCAAAATAGTGTATTTATCAAAACTAATCAAAACTATTTTCTGCCTGAAAAAATTATTCTTAATGTGCCTTCAATCATTCCTATGAATCAAACATTTGAAATGCTTGTGGGTAAACAAATTACAGACAATTTATATAAACAGATTAAAGTTCAATACAATTCAAGCGGAAAATTAAGTGAATTAACTTCAGAAGTTTATCAACTAGACGCATCAAGATAA